Sequence from the Xenorhabdus nematophila ATCC 19061 genome:
GCAGTCCGTGGCCCCAAATTGTCTGGCTAATTCGAATTTGGCAGGATTTGTGTCAATAGCAATAATCCGTCCCGCTTTTGCCTGACGCGCGCCTTGAATGACCGCAAGGCCGATTCCGCCAAGACCAAAAACGGCGACAGAATCCCCGGGTTGCACTTTGGCTGTATTATGCACAGCACCGATGCCCGTCGTGACGCCACAACCCAGCAGACAAACATGTTCATGATTTGCCTCCGGGTTGATTTTTGCGAGTGAGACTTCAGCGACGACAGTATATTCACTGAATGTGGAGCAGCCCATGTAGTGATAGACAGGTTGACCATGATAAGAGAAACGGGTGGTGCCATCCGGCATAAGACCTTTACCCTGAGTATCACGTACTGAGATACAAAGATTGGTTTTACCGGATTGGCAGAACTCACATTCTCCGCATTCTGCTGTATAGAGCGGAATAACATGGTCACCGGGTTTTACACTAGTCACACCTTCACCCACCTCTACAACAACGCCGGCACCTTCGTGACCTAAAATAACAGGGAATAGACCTTCAGGATCATCGCCGGAAAGAGTAAAGGCATCGGTATGGCAGACACCGGTATGGCTGATTTTTATCATCACTTCCCCCGCTTTCGGTGGGGCGACGTCAATTTCGACGATTTCGAGCGGTTTGTTTGGTCCAAAGGCAACGGCAGCACGCGATTTCATAGAGTTCCTCTTTATTTTTCCATAAATCCGTAGACAGTTAGAGTTTTCGTTATAAAGCGAATAGGGATATTGGGAGTAGTTGTATCGCAAATTTAGCGATTGGTGGCTTAGACACACTGGTAACTGTGATCGGGGTATCACTTTAGCTCAGGGTGAGATAGGCGCAACTCTTTTGAAATTTTCGTCAAGCAATAACATTTGATAAATTTAAAATCATTTTTATTAAAAAATACCGCCCATTTTCTGGCGGTATTCATATTTACACTGAATTTTATAATAGCTCCCATGCCCGAGTGATAATTTCATCAGAATAGGGCTGTTGACCATTTTCCATTTTAATGATGGCCTTAACCAGAAGGCTCATTGTGGTGATATTTTCTACATTTACGGCGGTACTGCTGGCGATTCCGACTGATTTACAAACATAAGCAATGTAACCTTGAGTATCATTTTCATTGGGGGGTGCCCAACGGGAAATAAACTGACGAATCGTGTTATCACCGTATTTGCGTTCATAATTGCGCAGAATTTTCAGCATCGCCCGTATACCGTATTCCGGTGTGACAAACTGACAAAATGATTTATCTGTTTGTGTATCGCGTAAGCCCTGCCATTTGTCTCCGTGGCGGATATTGCCTGGATTGTGATTGCGGATCCCTCTTGTCATTATTTATCTCCTAAACGTTTATTAATTGCACGTATCGCAAATTCCCGGATTTTTTCCACACCGATAAAACCAACGGCGCCACCGAGTGCAGGTGAAACACTGCCTGGAATACCAAACAGTTCCAATGCACTGGAAAAACCCCATGATAGCGCGCCACACAGCAACGGTTCAACCCAGCGATTTTTCCGCTCAACCCCGTCATAAATCAGCCGGCCATAACAAATCATGATCGCCAGAATAGAGCCGGATATCTGCGGCCATGAGTTTCTTAGACCGCTAAATACATCAGCCCATAAATCAGGATGTTCTTTCATCATTAATTCCATAATTGAATGATGGGTGTCACGGAATGACGCCCCGTACTTTTCCATAGTAACGTGAGTAAATGAAATTCACATTGTAATGCCGTTGTACTCCGGCTCTTACTAATTTACTGAAAAATAACTTCGATATTCAATATAGCAATGTGTATTTGACGGTATTGGCGGGGGGATTTTTTCCAAATAGTAAAGTCACCATTTTGCATGGTAATGAATAAATGTGTGGCAACATCCCAATTCATCACTTTTTTAACATTGAGTAATTCATTGATTAAAAATATAAAAAGTACAAGACTCCACCGAGAACCAAGATAACCAAGTTATTAGGAAGAATGAGATAATTGTTTGATTATATAATGAGCATAACTCAGGGTCGTGTATTAAATAGTTAGAAGGCTCACTAAATATAGTTTTCACGCTCAATGAAAGTGCCTATCACTTTATCGTGCATGTCTTCAGATTTGGAATAACCGATTGTTTTTCTATTCCG
This genomic interval carries:
- a CDS encoding S-(hydroxymethyl)glutathione dehydrogenase/class III alcohol dehydrogenase, which encodes MKSRAAVAFGPNKPLEIVEIDVAPPKAGEVMIKISHTGVCHTDAFTLSGDDPEGLFPVILGHEGAGVVVEVGEGVTSVKPGDHVIPLYTAECGECEFCQSGKTNLCISVRDTQGKGLMPDGTTRFSYHGQPVYHYMGCSTFSEYTVVAEVSLAKINPEANHEHVCLLGCGVTTGIGAVHNTAKVQPGDSVAVFGLGGIGLAVIQGARQAKAGRIIAIDTNPAKFELARQFGATDCINPNDHDKPIQQVILDMTKWGVDHTFECIGIVNVMRAALESAHRGWGQSVIIGVAGAGQEISTRPFQLVTGRTWKGTAFGGVKGRSQLPAMVEDAIKGDIELAPFVTHTMPLEEINDAFDLMHEGKSIRTVIHY
- a CDS encoding phage holin, lambda family gives rise to the protein MKEHPDLWADVFSGLRNSWPQISGSILAIMICYGRLIYDGVERKNRWVEPLLCGALSWGFSSALELFGIPGSVSPALGGAVGFIGVEKIREFAIRAINKRLGDK